From a region of the Bacilli bacterium genome:
- a CDS encoding 2-dehydro-3-deoxyphosphogluconate aldolase has protein sequence MSKLELVKQEKIIAIVRGIARDKSDATGKALVEGGIRILEITMNTDGALETIKSWRSLFSRDVTIG, from the coding sequence AACTGGTAAAACAAGAGAAGATTATTGCGATCGTCAGGGGGATTGCGCGCGACAAGTCGGATGCCACCGGCAAGGCGTTAGTGGAGGGCGGCATTCGGATTCTCGAAATTACGATGAATACGGACGGCGCTTTGGAGACAATCAAAAGCTGGCGTTCGCTGTTTTCCCGGGATGTCACAATCGGAG